One Thermicanus aegyptius DSM 12793 DNA segment encodes these proteins:
- a CDS encoding hotdog domain-containing protein: MIRVRMSSEDAHYGGNLVDGARILALFGDVATELLIRRDGDEGLFAAYSSIEFLAPVYGGDYVEAVGEITRVGNTSRTISFEAYKVIQGSRDPDHPSRAEVVDPPLLVCRAVGTCVVPKEKQRKG; this comes from the coding sequence ATGATACGGGTGCGCATGAGCTCTGAAGATGCCCATTATGGCGGAAACTTGGTGGACGGAGCGAGGATTCTCGCCCTTTTTGGCGATGTGGCGACGGAGCTCTTAATCCGGCGTGATGGAGATGAAGGATTATTTGCCGCCTATTCCAGCATTGAATTTCTGGCGCCGGTTTATGGAGGCGATTATGTGGAGGCGGTGGGGGAAATAACCCGGGTGGGCAATACGTCGCGAACCATCTCCTTTGAAGCGTACAAGGTGATCCAGGGAAGCCGGGATCCGGACCACCCTTCCCGAGCGGAGGTGGTCGATCCTCCTCTCTTGGTATGCCGGGCGGTGGGAACCTGTGTGGTTCCGAAGGAAAAGCAAAGGAAGGGATAG
- a CDS encoding SpoIID/LytB domain-containing protein, which produces MRIRKWIVILIVLALLITMILPFLSAGAQGKENPTIRVALFLDTTIYHNTKETVTLTGANGFTLKDSSGFAIASHSPGEEVRFSPYLYRILVKETGNAGEAQNLVQRLEQAGFSAQLMTVTRRGNPVYRVETGQANSLSSAQSLLANLQGQTGLSGEILGMNAWEAGLFAKEAEALARVKAIQDAGFDAHLALLPKNGSDPSFMVLAGNEGTEAELVSYSQEFTASLPGITLTPLTHKNYVIKETDPFIGEGEGAGIAHYYYPSGMKIIAEPIAGDSLAALTVEEKGNTYRGRMEFSVSNGRLALVNELPLEEYLYGVVGAEMSTGWPMEALKAQAVIARTFAVGRGNKWGIANVVDSTLDQAYYGIKREGTDIIQAVNETSGLVLTYEGKMIEALYSSNTGGMTADGSEVWGNPVPYLRPVSSPDTLPLQKAATWYRIARENGQIGYVHSDYITSTEEKNRIDLPYGVVNTDSLNFRSGPGTSHDVIGKLTYGEYVTILETVKEDNAYSWIGGPADGIELMNAFNGSLGSAQSMPFTQPITSLSVMAKGPSGRVIQVMANGLPVQVKYPDSYRSLFRNVMDSRYDSTKFEIEEMGRYTILGAGGKKVAYPEESHPLTAIGAGGNMAEPNRSGDQFILYNKEKELRVVSKEPLFRLRGYGYGHGLGLSQYGAKALAEQGNDYLEILKHYYTDQVVLSPLR; this is translated from the coding sequence ATGCGCATACGGAAATGGATCGTGATCCTCATCGTGCTGGCCCTTCTCATCACGATGATCCTCCCGTTTTTATCGGCAGGAGCCCAAGGAAAGGAAAACCCCACTATTCGGGTCGCTTTATTCCTGGATACAACAATCTATCATAATACGAAAGAGACGGTCACGTTAACGGGAGCAAACGGTTTTACCCTTAAGGATTCATCGGGGTTTGCGATCGCCTCCCATAGTCCGGGGGAAGAGGTCCGTTTCAGCCCTTATCTATACCGGATCTTGGTAAAGGAGACGGGTAATGCAGGGGAAGCCCAGAATCTGGTGCAAAGGTTGGAGCAGGCAGGTTTTTCCGCGCAGCTCATGACGGTGACCCGACGTGGCAATCCGGTTTACCGGGTGGAAACAGGGCAAGCCAACTCCCTTTCGTCAGCCCAAAGTTTATTGGCGAATCTCCAGGGACAGACGGGACTTTCCGGCGAGATCCTGGGGATGAATGCATGGGAAGCCGGACTGTTTGCCAAAGAGGCGGAGGCTTTAGCCCGCGTTAAGGCCATTCAGGACGCAGGCTTTGATGCCCATCTTGCCCTCCTTCCCAAGAACGGGTCCGACCCTTCCTTTATGGTCTTAGCGGGGAATGAAGGGACCGAGGCGGAGCTCGTCTCCTATTCTCAGGAGTTTACCGCTTCCCTTCCCGGCATCACGCTTACTCCCCTTACCCACAAGAACTATGTGATCAAGGAGACGGATCCCTTCATCGGAGAGGGAGAAGGGGCAGGCATAGCCCATTACTATTACCCTTCCGGGATGAAGATCATTGCTGAGCCGATAGCCGGCGATTCTCTTGCCGCCTTGACGGTGGAGGAGAAGGGGAATACATACCGGGGGAGAATGGAGTTTTCGGTTTCGAACGGGCGGCTCGCTTTGGTGAACGAGCTTCCCTTGGAGGAGTATCTTTATGGAGTGGTCGGGGCAGAGATGTCTACAGGCTGGCCCATGGAAGCGTTGAAGGCACAGGCCGTCATCGCCCGCACCTTTGCCGTCGGCAGAGGGAATAAATGGGGCATCGCCAACGTGGTAGATTCCACCTTGGATCAGGCCTATTATGGAATAAAGCGGGAAGGAACAGATATTATCCAAGCGGTAAATGAAACCTCAGGCCTCGTCCTTACGTATGAAGGGAAGATGATCGAAGCCCTTTATTCTTCCAACACCGGGGGGATGACCGCCGATGGAAGCGAGGTATGGGGGAATCCCGTTCCTTACCTTCGTCCTGTCTCAAGTCCGGATACCTTGCCGCTGCAGAAAGCGGCCACGTGGTACCGGATCGCCCGGGAGAACGGTCAGATCGGCTATGTCCATTCCGACTATATTACGTCCACCGAGGAAAAGAACAGAATCGACCTTCCCTATGGTGTGGTCAATACGGATTCCTTAAATTTTCGTTCCGGACCCGGCACCAGCCATGATGTGATCGGAAAACTTACCTATGGGGAATATGTAACCATCCTGGAGACGGTGAAGGAAGACAATGCCTATTCGTGGATCGGCGGCCCTGCCGACGGGATCGAGTTGATGAATGCATTCAACGGCAGCTTAGGAAGCGCTCAATCCATGCCTTTTACCCAACCGATCACATCCCTCAGCGTGATGGCCAAAGGACCTTCCGGCCGTGTCATCCAAGTGATGGCCAATGGGTTGCCGGTACAGGTGAAATATCCGGACAGCTACCGCTCCCTCTTTCGAAACGTGATGGATTCCCGTTATGACAGCACGAAGTTTGAGATCGAGGAGATGGGAAGGTATACGATCTTGGGTGCGGGGGGGAAAAAGGTTGCTTATCCGGAGGAGAGCCATCCCCTTACAGCGATCGGAGCAGGAGGGAACATGGCAGAGCCAAACCGGAGCGGTGATCAGTTTATTCTCTATAATAAAGAAAAGGAATTACGGGTCGTTTCGAAGGAACCTCTTTTCCGCTTGCGCGGATATGGGTACGGGCATGGATTAGGCTTGTCCCAGTACGGAGCCAAAGCCCTCGCGGAACAAGGGAATGATTATCTTGAGATCTTGAAACACTATTATACGGATCAAGTCGTTCTTTCACCCCTTCGGTAA
- a CDS encoding lysine 5,6-aminomutase subunit alpha, whose amino-acid sequence MGKLNLDPEMIRRARQIAGEVAEELDRFIGERTTVAIERTVVRLMGVDGVDQEGVPLPNRVVDQIEAEGGLGWGAYGWLANAVLRLHLTPQEAAEKVAGGELDLCSLPLLSREALRASAPAFTSPALERITANRKMRENLISRLGEGEKPYLYVIVATGDIYEDVIQARSAARQGADIIAVIRSTGQSLLDYVPYGATREGYGGTYATQENFRIMRSALDEVGEELGRYVRLCNYSSGLCMPEIAAMGALERLDVMLNDALYGILFRDINMQRTLIDQYFSRMMNAYAGIVINTGEDNYLTTADAVEAAHTVLASQFLNEQLAYRSGLKAEQLGLGHAFEMDPDLEDGFLLELAQAEMAREIFPDAPLKYMPPTKHMTGNIFKGHVQDALFNMVSIMTGQGIQLLGMMTEAMHTPHIHDRYLAIESASYIFRNARHLAEEIRFAPGGRVERRAQKVLEQAVNTLEQIRRIGLFAALEQGIFADVKRSFTGGRGLRGVVEKEEGYLNPFEDGLRQELGLPPREVGGSRSLDDRHRPHGREGKG is encoded by the coding sequence ATGGGAAAGTTAAATCTTGATCCGGAGATGATTCGTCGGGCCCGGCAGATCGCCGGGGAGGTGGCCGAGGAGCTGGACCGGTTTATCGGGGAGCGGACCACGGTCGCCATTGAGCGGACGGTGGTGCGGCTCATGGGAGTGGATGGGGTGGATCAAGAGGGTGTTCCCCTTCCCAATCGGGTGGTAGATCAGATTGAAGCCGAAGGCGGACTGGGGTGGGGAGCGTATGGATGGCTGGCCAATGCGGTGCTCAGGCTGCATCTTACTCCCCAGGAGGCGGCGGAAAAGGTAGCGGGCGGGGAGCTTGATCTCTGCTCCCTTCCCCTTCTCTCCCGGGAAGCGTTGAGGGCGTCGGCGCCAGCTTTTACGTCTCCGGCATTGGAGCGGATCACGGCCAACCGTAAGATGAGGGAGAATCTGATTTCCCGTCTGGGGGAAGGCGAGAAGCCTTACCTCTATGTGATTGTGGCGACGGGAGATATTTATGAGGATGTGATTCAAGCCAGATCCGCCGCCCGACAGGGGGCCGACATCATCGCCGTGATCCGCAGCACAGGACAGAGTCTCCTCGACTATGTCCCCTACGGCGCCACTCGGGAAGGGTATGGGGGAACCTATGCCACCCAGGAAAATTTTCGCATCATGCGGAGCGCCCTGGATGAAGTGGGGGAAGAGTTGGGGCGGTATGTCCGCCTCTGCAATTACTCTTCCGGTTTATGCATGCCGGAGATCGCCGCCATGGGCGCATTGGAACGACTTGATGTGATGTTGAACGATGCCCTGTACGGAATTCTCTTCCGGGATATTAATATGCAGCGAACGCTGATCGATCAGTATTTTTCCCGCATGATGAATGCCTATGCGGGAATTGTGATCAACACCGGGGAGGATAATTACCTCACCACCGCCGATGCCGTGGAGGCGGCCCACACCGTTCTTGCCTCTCAATTTTTGAACGAACAGCTGGCTTACCGATCCGGTTTAAAAGCCGAACAGTTGGGATTGGGCCATGCCTTCGAGATGGATCCGGATCTGGAAGACGGTTTTCTTCTCGAACTGGCCCAGGCGGAGATGGCAAGGGAGATCTTTCCGGATGCTCCCCTGAAATATATGCCTCCTACCAAGCATATGACGGGGAACATCTTTAAAGGGCATGTTCAGGATGCACTTTTTAACATGGTAAGCATTATGACGGGGCAAGGAATTCAATTATTGGGCATGATGACGGAGGCGATGCATACCCCCCATATTCATGACCGCTATTTGGCCATCGAGAGCGCCTCATATATCTTTCGTAACGCCCGCCATCTGGCCGAGGAGATACGTTTTGCCCCGGGGGGACGGGTGGAAAGGCGGGCCCAGAAGGTTTTGGAGCAAGCGGTGAATACCTTGGAGCAGATCCGCCGCATCGGGCTCTTTGCCGCCTTGGAGCAGGGGATCTTCGCCGATGTGAAGCGCTCCTTCACAGGGGGACGGGGGCTTCGGGGAGTTGTGGAGAAGGAGGAAGGGTATCTTAATCCCTTCGAAGATGGGTTGCGGCAGGAACTAGGCTTGCCTCCCCGTGAGGTTGGGGGATCAAGGAGTTTGGATGATCGGCATCGGCCCCATGGAAGGGAGGGGAAAGGATGA
- the ruvA gene encoding Holliday junction branch migration protein RuvA, with protein MGTLFEYIKGKLTWTDREYVVVEAGGIGYCIFTANPAAVIAREGEEVTLYLHQVIREDAHLLYGFPSREERSMFRHLLGVNGIGPKGALSILSSLSPQQIALAIVQEDVKRLKSLPGIGQKTAQRLILDLKDKLKGGAGDMGPDGGLSGAPPDGNGGGSVKLNEALEALMVLGYHEYEVLPSLRKLYQASPDLPTEEYIRRILAEADGGRSR; from the coding sequence ATGGGGACTTTGTTTGAATACATAAAGGGAAAACTAACTTGGACGGATCGGGAATATGTGGTGGTGGAGGCGGGGGGGATCGGATATTGCATTTTTACCGCAAATCCGGCAGCTGTGATCGCCCGTGAAGGGGAAGAGGTAACGCTTTACCTCCATCAGGTGATACGGGAAGATGCCCACTTGTTGTACGGGTTCCCTTCTCGGGAAGAGCGGAGCATGTTTCGCCATCTCCTGGGAGTGAACGGGATCGGGCCGAAAGGAGCTCTTTCTATCCTTTCCAGTCTGTCACCGCAACAAATCGCCCTCGCCATCGTCCAAGAAGATGTAAAACGTTTAAAGTCTCTCCCCGGCATTGGGCAAAAGACAGCCCAACGCCTCATCTTGGATCTGAAGGACAAGCTGAAGGGAGGGGCAGGCGATATGGGGCCGGACGGCGGTCTTTCCGGTGCCCCTCCCGATGGGAATGGGGGCGGTTCCGTTAAGCTCAATGAAGCCCTTGAAGCTCTCATGGTATTGGGATACCATGAATATGAAGTGTTGCCCTCCTTGCGGAAGTTATATCAGGCCTCTCCCGATTTGCCGACAGAGGAGTATATACGCCGAATTCTCGCCGAAGCGGATGGGGGAAGATCAAGGTAA
- a CDS encoding DUF2905 domain-containing protein yields MNPVSKGLIFLGLLLILVGFIWQFWGKWLPLGRLPGDIVIEKENFRFYFPLATSILISLLLSLLFYLFRLFRG; encoded by the coding sequence ATGAATCCTGTGTCGAAAGGGTTGATTTTCTTAGGTCTTCTCTTGATCCTGGTGGGGTTCATTTGGCAGTTTTGGGGGAAATGGCTCCCTTTAGGGAGGCTCCCGGGAGATATTGTCATTGAAAAGGAAAATTTTCGCTTTTATTTCCCGCTGGCGACCTCGATCTTGATTAGTCTCCTTCTTTCCCTCCTCTTCTATCTGTTTCGCCTCTTTCGAGGGTAA
- a CDS encoding 3-keto-5-aminohexanoate cleavage protein encodes MEPLIITAALVGAELTREDTPYLPLTPEEIAEEAYRAYQAGATIVHVHARKEDGSPSQEKRIYREIIERISAKCDIIIQISTGGAVGMSAEEREEPLSLAPEMATLTTGSVNFGRDVFLNPPAMIEEFAEKMAAYGVQPEFEIFDVGMVDNALRLVRKGWIKTHLHFDFVMGVPGGIPATAKNLLHLIDLLPQGATWSVAGIGRHQLPMALLGITLGGHVRVGLEDNIYYRKGELATSNAQLVERVARIARELGREVASPKEARRLLRLGKRESGDSSSIEIS; translated from the coding sequence ATGGAACCGCTTATCATTACGGCCGCCTTAGTCGGCGCTGAGCTCACCCGGGAGGATACCCCCTATCTCCCCCTTACGCCCGAGGAGATTGCCGAAGAGGCGTACCGGGCCTATCAGGCAGGCGCGACAATCGTCCATGTTCACGCTCGCAAAGAAGATGGAAGCCCGTCCCAAGAGAAGAGAATTTATCGGGAGATCATCGAACGCATCTCGGCAAAGTGCGATATCATTATCCAGATCTCCACCGGGGGGGCGGTGGGAATGAGCGCTGAGGAGAGGGAAGAGCCTCTCTCCCTCGCGCCCGAGATGGCCACTCTAACCACCGGAAGCGTTAATTTTGGCCGGGATGTTTTCCTGAATCCGCCGGCGATGATCGAGGAGTTCGCCGAGAAAATGGCGGCCTATGGTGTTCAACCGGAGTTCGAGATCTTCGATGTGGGCATGGTGGATAACGCGTTACGTCTGGTGCGAAAAGGGTGGATAAAGACTCATCTCCATTTTGATTTCGTCATGGGGGTTCCGGGAGGCATACCGGCGACGGCGAAGAATCTCCTTCATCTCATCGACCTGTTGCCGCAGGGAGCGACCTGGAGCGTGGCGGGCATCGGACGGCACCAGCTTCCCATGGCTCTATTGGGGATCACGTTGGGTGGTCATGTTCGGGTAGGGTTGGAGGACAATATTTATTATCGCAAAGGGGAATTGGCGACCTCCAACGCCCAATTGGTGGAGCGCGTCGCCCGCATCGCCCGGGAATTGGGGCGGGAGGTGGCTTCGCCGAAAGAAGCCCGCCGGTTGCTGCGGCTGGGAAAAAGGGAGAGCGGAGATTCGTCATCCATCGAGATTTCTTAA
- the ruvC gene encoding crossover junction endodeoxyribonuclease RuvC, translating to MRILGIDPGLALVGYGVIEVRDGRLRPVQFGKLETSKELSVPSRLEKIYRGMKEILQEYKPDEAAVEKLYFNTNTTTAIAVAEARGVILLASEEDHIPVYEYTPLQVKQTVVGYGQAEKRQVQMMIRVLLGLKEDPKPDDVADALGIAITHAHFSRWKRKEGNGDFV from the coding sequence ATGCGCATCTTAGGGATCGATCCCGGTCTTGCCTTGGTCGGGTACGGGGTGATTGAGGTTCGGGATGGGAGACTCCGCCCGGTTCAATTCGGCAAGTTGGAAACGTCGAAAGAACTGAGCGTTCCTTCCCGATTGGAGAAGATTTACCGGGGGATGAAGGAAATCCTGCAGGAATATAAACCGGATGAAGCGGCGGTGGAGAAGCTTTATTTCAATACGAACACGACCACCGCCATTGCCGTGGCGGAGGCCCGGGGGGTGATCCTCCTCGCCAGCGAGGAGGATCACATCCCTGTCTATGAATATACTCCCTTGCAGGTGAAGCAGACGGTGGTGGGATACGGGCAGGCGGAGAAGAGGCAGGTCCAGATGATGATCCGTGTTCTTTTGGGGCTTAAGGAGGATCCGAAGCCTGATGATGTGGCCGATGCCTTAGGGATCGCCATTACCCATGCCCATTTTAGCCGATGGAAGAGGAAAGAAGGGAATGGGGACTTTGTTTGA
- a CDS encoding OAM dimerization domain-containing protein gives MMRGKGEGMEAVRGFHPDLTNVKPYGDTYGDGMVQVSFSLPVPFGEEGREAARQLALKMGLSEPQVYHGKDLGEGFSFYILYGKLIHTVDYTSITVQKINRRRLSREEIDRFIREKIGRKVVVIGACTGTDAHTVGIDAIMNMKGYHGEYGLERYEEIEAINLGSQVPNETLIEVAREKKADALLVSQVVTQKGIHLHNLTELIDLLEAEGIRDKMLLICGGPRITHEIALELGFDAGFGLGTLAPDVGSYIVQEMVARKMERGMWEE, from the coding sequence ATGATGCGGGGAAAGGGAGAGGGAATGGAGGCAGTGAGGGGATTTCATCCGGACTTGACAAACGTGAAGCCCTATGGAGATACCTATGGGGATGGAATGGTCCAGGTAAGCTTTAGTCTGCCTGTCCCTTTCGGGGAGGAAGGAAGGGAGGCGGCGCGGCAGCTCGCCCTGAAGATGGGGCTTTCGGAACCTCAGGTGTATCACGGAAAGGATTTGGGAGAGGGGTTCTCCTTTTATATCCTCTATGGGAAACTGATTCATACCGTCGATTATACGTCGATCACGGTGCAAAAGATTAACCGCCGTCGCTTGAGCAGGGAGGAGATTGATCGGTTCATCCGGGAGAAGATCGGGCGAAAAGTGGTGGTGATCGGCGCTTGCACGGGGACGGACGCCCACACGGTGGGCATTGACGCGATTATGAACATGAAGGGGTATCACGGGGAGTATGGATTGGAACGATATGAGGAGATCGAAGCGATCAACCTGGGAAGCCAGGTGCCCAATGAAACGTTGATCGAGGTGGCCCGGGAGAAGAAGGCGGATGCTCTGCTCGTCTCCCAAGTGGTGACGCAAAAAGGGATCCATCTCCATAATCTGACCGAATTGATTGACCTCCTGGAGGCGGAAGGGATCCGGGACAAGATGCTTCTCATCTGCGGCGGCCCCCGCATCACCCATGAGATCGCTTTGGAATTGGGCTTTGATGCCGGTTTTGGTCTGGGAACCCTGGCTCCTGATGTGGGGAGTTACATTGTGCAGGAGATGGTGGCCCGAAAAATGGAGAGGGGGATGTGGGAGGAATGA
- the ruvB gene encoding Holliday junction branch migration DNA helicase RuvB encodes MEEFSLRPRYLSEYIGQRQVKENLRIFIEAAKMRKEPLDHVLLYGPPGLGKTTLSQIIANEMGAKIRVTSGPAIERAGDLAAILTNLQEGDILFIDEIHRLHKAVEEVLYPSMEDFCLDIVIGKGPAARSLRLDLPRFTLVGATTRAGLLSSPLRDRFGVVQRLEYYEVEDLVHIILRAAEILDVVITQEGAREIASRSRGTPRIANRLLKRVRDFAQVEAEGKITQEVAHAALERLQVDRRGLDAVDYKILTAVMDLYKGGPVGLETLAASIGEEAHTIEEVNEPYLMQIGFLQRTPRGRVASPLAYRHFGKEYPKT; translated from the coding sequence ATGGAAGAGTTTAGTCTACGTCCTCGTTATCTCTCCGAATATATCGGACAGCGTCAGGTGAAGGAGAATCTCCGCATCTTCATCGAAGCGGCGAAGATGAGGAAAGAACCCCTGGACCATGTTCTCCTTTACGGCCCTCCCGGGTTAGGGAAGACCACCCTCTCCCAGATCATCGCCAATGAGATGGGGGCGAAAATCAGGGTTACCTCCGGTCCCGCCATCGAACGGGCGGGGGATTTGGCGGCGATCCTCACCAATCTCCAAGAGGGAGATATTCTCTTCATCGATGAAATTCATCGCCTCCATAAGGCGGTGGAGGAGGTATTATACCCCAGCATGGAGGATTTCTGCCTCGATATCGTCATCGGGAAGGGACCTGCCGCCCGTTCCCTCCGTCTCGATTTACCCCGCTTTACCTTGGTCGGGGCGACGACCCGGGCCGGTCTTCTCTCCTCCCCTCTCAGGGATCGCTTTGGAGTGGTACAAAGGTTGGAATATTATGAGGTGGAAGATCTCGTCCATATCATACTCCGGGCTGCGGAGATCCTGGATGTAGTGATCACCCAGGAAGGAGCCCGGGAGATTGCTTCCCGTTCCCGGGGGACCCCCCGCATCGCTAATCGCCTCTTGAAACGGGTGCGTGATTTTGCCCAAGTGGAGGCGGAAGGGAAAATCACCCAAGAGGTGGCCCATGCCGCCCTGGAGAGACTCCAGGTGGACCGAAGGGGGCTTGACGCGGTTGATTATAAGATCTTAACGGCGGTTATGGATCTTTATAAGGGAGGGCCGGTTGGGCTTGAGACGTTGGCCGCTTCGATTGGCGAGGAGGCCCATACGATTGAAGAGGTGAATGAACCCTATTTAATGCAGATCGGCTTTCTGCAGCGCACGCCCAGAGGGAGGGTCGCCTCCCCTCTTGCTTACCGTCACTTTGGAAAGGAGTATCCGAAGACATGA
- the queA gene encoding tRNA preQ1(34) S-adenosylmethionine ribosyltransferase-isomerase QueA: MDVELFNFSLPEELIAQRPLPERSSSRLMVVDRKTRQIAHHHFRDLPSFLRRGDVLVMNDTKVLPARLHGVKEGGGAVVEILLLKNIEGDLWETLVRPGKRVKEGTRLRFGNEEAEMTGICEKVTPEGNRLIRFSYKGIFQELLAKLGEIPLPPYIREKLEDPSRYQTVYAREEGSAAAPTAGLHFTREILERIRAKGIKTAYLTLHVGLGTFRPVSVEKVEDHTMHAEHYELNQENAAIIQEARENGGRVVAVGTTSLRTLETIAGKANGKIISDQGWTDIFIYPGYTFRGVDALITNFHLPKSTLIMLVSAFAGREFILEAYHEAIRERYRFFSFGDAMLIL; this comes from the coding sequence ATGGATGTTGAGTTGTTTAATTTTTCGCTGCCGGAGGAACTGATCGCACAGCGGCCGTTGCCGGAGCGGAGTTCCTCCCGCCTTATGGTGGTGGATCGGAAGACTCGCCAAATCGCCCATCATCATTTTCGTGATCTTCCCTCTTTCCTCCGGAGAGGGGATGTGCTGGTGATGAACGATACGAAAGTCCTCCCGGCTCGCCTTCATGGGGTGAAAGAGGGGGGAGGAGCAGTCGTTGAGATCCTTCTCTTAAAGAATATCGAAGGAGATCTCTGGGAAACGTTGGTTCGCCCCGGGAAGAGGGTGAAAGAGGGGACCAGACTCCGCTTCGGCAATGAAGAAGCGGAAATGACAGGAATTTGTGAAAAGGTTACACCGGAAGGGAACCGCCTGATTCGCTTTTCATATAAAGGGATCTTTCAAGAACTTCTCGCCAAATTAGGGGAGATCCCCCTGCCGCCATATATTCGCGAGAAGTTGGAGGACCCCTCCCGTTATCAGACCGTTTATGCCCGGGAGGAGGGCTCTGCGGCTGCCCCTACGGCGGGCCTTCATTTTACCCGTGAGATCTTGGAGAGAATAAGGGCAAAAGGAATCAAGACCGCCTATCTCACCCTTCATGTCGGGTTGGGTACCTTTCGCCCCGTCTCTGTGGAAAAAGTTGAGGATCATACCATGCATGCGGAACACTATGAATTAAATCAGGAGAATGCCGCCATCATTCAGGAGGCCCGGGAAAATGGTGGAAGGGTGGTGGCGGTAGGAACAACCAGCTTACGTACGCTGGAGACGATCGCAGGCAAGGCGAATGGGAAGATCATCAGCGATCAGGGATGGACCGATATCTTCATTTATCCCGGCTATACCTTCCGGGGTGTGGATGCCCTCATCACCAATTTTCATTTGCCCAAGTCTACCTTGATCATGTTGGTGAGCGCCTTTGCGGGTCGGGAGTTTATTTTGGAAGCATATCATGAGGCGATCCGGGAGCGGTATCGATTCTTTAGTTTTGGAGATGCCATGCTCATTCTCTAG
- the tgt gene encoding tRNA guanosine(34) transglycosylase Tgt, with protein MPAIRYELIKKDKKTGARLGRIHTPHGVFDTPLFMPVGTLATVKTMSPEELKEMGAGIVLSNTYHLWLRPGEVIVEEAGGLHRFMNWDRAILTDSGGFQVFSLSGLRQIEEEGVQFRSHLNGEPLFLSPEKSIRIQNQLGADIIMSFDECPPYPAEREYVIKSLERTTRWAERGLKAHARPQDQGLFGIIQGGIYPDLRKMSARQLIGLDFPGYAVGGLSVGEPKEVMYHILEETVPLIPEDKPRYLMGVGSPDALIEGVIRGIDLFDCVLPTRIARNGTTMTREGRVVIRNARYAKDFGPLDPQCGCYTCRNYTRAYIRHLIKADEIFGIRLTTYHNLYFLIHLMEEIRKAIWEDRLTQFREEFLSTYNAEAPEREF; from the coding sequence GTGCCGGCCATTCGTTATGAATTGATTAAAAAGGATAAGAAGACAGGGGCTCGCTTAGGCAGGATTCACACCCCCCATGGGGTTTTCGATACGCCCCTCTTTATGCCGGTAGGGACGCTGGCCACGGTAAAAACGATGAGCCCTGAGGAACTGAAAGAGATGGGAGCAGGAATCGTCCTGAGCAATACGTACCATTTATGGCTTCGCCCCGGAGAGGTGATCGTGGAGGAGGCAGGGGGGCTTCACCGTTTCATGAACTGGGATCGCGCCATCTTGACGGATAGCGGCGGCTTCCAGGTCTTTAGCTTAAGCGGTCTTCGCCAGATTGAAGAGGAGGGAGTCCAGTTCAGGTCCCATTTAAATGGGGAGCCCCTTTTCCTCTCACCGGAAAAATCGATCCGGATTCAAAATCAGTTGGGCGCCGATATCATCATGTCTTTTGATGAGTGCCCCCCATATCCTGCGGAGCGAGAGTATGTGATAAAATCGTTGGAACGGACGACCCGATGGGCCGAACGGGGGTTAAAAGCCCATGCTCGCCCCCAGGATCAGGGGCTTTTTGGCATCATCCAGGGGGGGATTTACCCCGATCTCCGCAAGATGAGCGCCCGTCAATTAATTGGACTTGACTTTCCCGGGTATGCTGTGGGAGGATTAAGTGTAGGTGAACCGAAAGAAGTGATGTACCATATTCTGGAAGAAACGGTTCCCCTGATCCCTGAGGATAAACCTCGATATCTCATGGGGGTTGGGTCGCCTGATGCCTTGATCGAAGGGGTGATTCGGGGGATCGACCTCTTTGATTGTGTCTTGCCAACCCGGATCGCCAGAAATGGAACCACTATGACCCGTGAAGGGAGGGTTGTCATTCGGAATGCGCGGTATGCGAAGGATTTTGGTCCTTTAGATCCCCAATGCGGATGTTATACATGCCGGAACTATACACGCGCATACATACGGCATCTGATTAAAGCAGATGAGATTTTTGGAATTCGCCTAACGACTTATCATAATCTATATTTTCTCATTCATCTCATGGAGGAGATCCGAAAGGCGATTTGGGAGGACCGGCTTACCCAGTTCCGGGAGGAATTTCTTTCCACCTATAATGCGGAGGCTCCGGAACGTGAGTTTTGA